The Syngnathus typhle isolate RoL2023-S1 ecotype Sweden linkage group LG16, RoL_Styp_1.0, whole genome shotgun sequence genome includes a region encoding these proteins:
- the id3 gene encoding DNA-binding protein inhibitor ID-3, which produces MKAISPVRSGRSCYKAVCCISEQSVAIGRTSKQQQQQQQQQHACVEVPAGDMNDCYSRLAALVPSIPRNKTVSQVEILQHVIDYIFDLQIALEAEEAPRRLSKKTADLTRTFSKDEGRLCH; this is translated from the exons ATGAAAGCCATCAGTCCCGTTCGCTCAGGAAGAAGCTGCTACAAGGCCGTGTGCTGCATTTCGGAGCAAAGCGTGGCCATCGGCCGGACGtcgaagcagcagcagcagcagcagcagcagcaacacgcGTGCGTGGAGGTGCCGGCGGGTGACATGAACGACTGCTACTCACGATTGGCAGCCCTGGTGCCGAGCATCCCCCGCAACAAGACGGTGAGCCAGGTGGAGATTCTGCAGCACGTCATTGACTACATCTTCGATCTACAAATCGCACTTGAGGCCGAAGAGGCTCCGAGGCGCCTGTCGAAAAAG ACTGCTGACCTGACCAGAACTTTCTCCAAAGATGAAGGGCGTCTGTGCCATTAG